The genomic DNA gacgcgcgacgcgtggATTTAAAtcccgccggcgccgtcggccgtgAGTTGCGGCCATGTCGAGTGGGCTGCAGGCCGAGAACCGGCCGTGGGTCGAGCGCTAGTAGGTTGCCTGACTGATGTAGCCGCCCTAAGAACATTGACGAGGTGGCGTCGCAGCAGCATGCAGTGACTGTGCTGCGTAATGCGCTGAAAACCGCCAATGTACGTCGTGCGTCTCACGCAGCTCCCCCATATGCTCTTTTACGGCCCCcccggcaccggcaagACGTCGACGATcctggcgcttgcgcggcaGCTGTACGGCCCCGAGCTGATGAAGTCGCGTGTGCTCGAGCTGAACGCGtccgacgagcgcggcatTGCCGTCGTCCGTGAAAAGATCAAGTCGTTTGCCAAGATGGCCGTGTCGGCGCCCAACCCGTACGTTGCTCTTTTCTCACTCAGGAATTACCCCTCGCCGCCGTACAAGGTCATTAtcctggacgaggcggacaGCATGACGCAGGACGCCCagggcgcgctgcgccgcattATGGAGCAGTACagccgcacgacgcgcttctGCCTGGTGTGCAACTATGTTACTCGGTATGTTCTATGGCTCATGTAGCATTATTGAGCcggtcgcgtcgcgctgcagcaagTTCCGCTTCCGTCCGCTGGACCTGGAAAGCACCGAGGACCGCCTGCGGTAcattgcgcgcgaggagggCCTCGTGCTCAACGACGAGCTCATCCCCGCGCTCATACGCGCATCGGACGGCGACATGCGCCGCTCCATTACCTATCTGCAGTctgtcgcgcgccttgcggcggcgcgtggcggcgacgtgcgggATATGTCGGGCGACGCAgtggccgagctcgccggGATCGTGCCCCACCGCGTGATCGAAATGCTCGGCCagagcgtcggcgtcgagcccGCGTCGatggacgtcgacgaggacgtcAAGCCGGCGGGCACGCCGTTTGACCGTgtctcggcggcggtccAACACGTGGTGCGCGAGGGCTACTCGTGCATCCAGGTCCTGCTCCAGTTCCACGACTATGTGATTATGCACCCCCTGCTCAACGCACGGCAAAAGACCCGCGCTGCCATCCAGTTTGGCCAAACCGACAAGGCGTTGATGGACGGCGggaacgaggcgctgcagctgctgagcctcggcctgcagctccaccaggcgctcgctcgtAGTGATTAGTCATCTTCACTTTCGCGACGATGCCGTAGGTGCTTTTGGCTGACGCAGTCTGTATGAGTTGTTTTGTGTGGCGATCGCGTCCGCAGAGTCGGCGCCGCTACGTGATTTGGTGCAGTCGACCTCGCGCCTGGTGCTGAACCATGGCGGCGTGGTGCGCAACGTGCAGTACTGGGgcaagcgcacgctgccgcagcgtgcgcggcggcaccaGCAGTACCACACAGCCGGCGAGTAGGTTTTTATGGCTGACCCAGTTACTGGCTGATGCAGTTTGATACCAATGCACCGACGCTCAAGGTGCTCAacgaccgcctgcgccaggaCCCCCGCGTGGTGAAGTGGAATACGCtcaagctcggcgagaagctgcgcgagctcgtgccgcctgcctcgtccggcggcgcgacgccgtcgcagGCGACGATGGGCGGCAAGTCGGTCGACTACCTCGGCTAATCTATGTATACAAAAGCTTCTGAGCGGACTCCGACAGGACGATCTGGTCGGTGATATAGCTCGAGTCGGCACACCCCAGTGCCTCGTAGATTTGCGAGCTCTGCAGACCCTTGATACGCTCGCACTCGATCGACGCATAgttggcgagcgcgcggccgacctcgatctcgtcgccgccgcgctgcaccacCAGGCGCACCGCCTGGAGCCGCTCCCAGTTGCCCCGCAcgcccacgacgccggccggGAGGAGGCGCCCGCCCGAGTCTTTGCGCGAGATGCGCTCGTACGCCCCGTCATCAatgacgagcgcgccggcggggTGCATCGCGTGCAGGATACGCCACTTGCGCGCGGgcaagcgcacgccgctcgggAGAAAGAGCGTGTGGGGCGGATCGTTCAGCGCCGGGCGCTCGCCAGGCTGCAGCGTCCTGGGCAggtccgcgtcgacgatgcgcgcaaTGTTTTCGGGGTGCTCGCCGTTCAGGATGACGGTCGTGACGCCCGCTGCAgtcgcgagctcggcggcgacgagcttggTCTGCATGCCGCCCGTGCCGAACGAGGAGCCGAGCGTCTTGACACTCGCCTCTTTTcgggcctcgtcgaccgacgGCACGACACCGAGGCGGTACGCCTCGGGGCACGTCCGCGGGTTGTCGGTGTACAGCCCGTCGACATCCGTGCACAGAAACAAAAAatcggcgtcgacgagccccGCGGTGATCGCCGAGAGCGAGTCATTGTCGCCGAAACGCATCTCGTACAGCGACACGGTATCGTTCTCGTTCACAATCGGCACCGCGTTAAactgcggcgcaagcagcgtgtcgagcgtgGTGCGCGCATTGTGGTACCGTGGGCTAtcggcgaggtccgcgCGCGTGAGCAgcacctgcgcgacgctgaTGCCTACCACGCCAAACAAATTGTCCCACAATGTCATAAGCCGCAGCTggcccagcgccgcaagcgcctggcgctcgccgaggtcttTCGGGCGCTCAGTCATGCccatgcgcacgcggccgacgccaATCGCACCGGAGCACACGAGGATCACGCGGTGcccggccgtgcgcagctgcagcaccgTCTCTACGATCGACGACATGATCTTGATTTTGGGCTGCATCGTCGACTCCGACAGAATCGACGACGTGCCCAGCTTCACCACCACCGTCTTCCCAGCAGCGTCTGGAGTCATgaggtgcgcacggcgcaaCGCACGTGACATCACTTTTTTCTGTGCCGCGATGAACGAGGTGCAGGAgccggctgcgcggccgatgccgctgcaccgcgtgcGCTTTGTAGACTGGTCGCCGTCATCTATCACGGCGCTGGCCTTTTCGCCGACGGCCcctgcggccggcggcgcggcgcaccaggCGCATACGCCGCGGTGCGTCCTGGCGATCGGCCGCGAGAACGGGAATATCGACCTGTGCACCTGGTGCGAGGACGCAGCTGCGGAAAGCACgagtggcgcgccgctcgccaaggGCTGGATGGTCGAAACAACCCTGTTTGGCGACGTAAACTACAAGATCGAGGCACTCGCCTTTACCAAGAGCACCATGGACGGCGCGGAGCGCTTGCGCCTCTTTTCCACGTCGGGCGGCAGCATCGTCACGGAGCACTACCTGCCGTGGTCGATCGCGTGCGTGACCGAGGGCGGCAAGCGCCacgacgtgcacgccgccACACGCACGCTctcgtcgggcggcggcgcaatCTGGAGCatggccgcctcgccgctgaACCAGTACCTCGCCATCGGCTGTGAGGACGGCGTAGTGCGCCTCATTGACGTGACGGGGGACGCGTTTGAGCACgtccacggcgcgcgcatccgcgcGGAAAACGGCGAgatggccgacgcgccccgcatggcgcgcgtcgcctcgcgcatcCTGTCCCTCGCCTGGGGACCGCCACGCCGTGCGacacgcccggcgccgcgccgcacggccgactcggactcggactcggactcggaggaggaagaggacgaggaaATCTGGCGCGAGGGATtcctcctcggcggcctcggcaactcgacggcggccgtgTGGGACGTCGAGAGCGGCcagctgcgctcgcgcctcACGGTGATGAAGAACCGCAACGAGCACACGATCGTCTGggccgtcgccgtgctcggcgacgggACACTCGTCACGGGCGACTCGACCGGACGCGTTACCTTTTtcgacgcgcgcacgcgcgtgccCGTGTCCGGCGCGACGTTCCAGTGCCacaccggcggcgcagacgtGCTGAGCCTGTGTGTGAGCACCGACGGACGCACTGTGTACAGTGCGGGCGTCGACCAAAAGGTGGCCGAGTACAGCTTGGTCGGCCATACGTGGGCGCatacggcgacgcgccgcctgcacgcGCACGATATCCGTGCGCTTGCGGTTGATCCCCCCTTTGATATCCAGCGTgcgagcacgagcgcgatcgtgccgacgcgcctgccggTGCTCGTGAGCGGCGGCATCGATTTCCACCTGGTCCtcacgccggccgcgccgcagcgtggGCCGTCGTTTGCGAATCcgatctcgtcgagcgcgtcgacgcgctttGCGGAcacgacgcagcgccgcgtgccgtTTGTGCCGCAGAatgcgcgcgcgggcgtcgcgggTGGCGCCGTGGTCAAGATGTGCGATGCACGGCGCTGGAttgtgctgcgccgcgacacgagcgtcgcggtctGGGCGCTGAGCGACGATGCGGAGCGGCCGTGGCACAAGCTCTgtgagctcgagctgcgcacccGCTCGAACCTCGTGGAAGCGACCGTCTCGCCGGACGGTGCGTACCTCGCGGTTTCGGACCTGTACGAGACGaagctctttgcgctgtCGCCTTCAGACGACGGGCtgcagccgcggcgcgtcaagggcctcggcgcggcgatccacggcaccgacgccccggcgccaggcgcctcggtccTCGTCTTTACGCCGGACAGCACGCGCCTGATTCTCGGTACGCTCCACGGCGCGTTTGtgcacctcgtccagctgccggcgctcggcgagctgcagtTGCTGCGCTCCTTTACGCAGCACCGCCAGCGCTACACGCCCGAAGaggggcgcggcgggcgtgtactcgccggcgcgcggaaTGCCAaggaccgcgaggcgctcgcgcgcgacgtcttTGCGACGATcgtcctggcgctcgtgtCGCCCGACGGCCAGTGGCTCGTGAGCGTGGACAatgtgcgccgcatgcaCGTGTTCCACCTCGATACGCTCTCGCACCAGCGCGTGCTtgcgtcgcccgcgagcCTGCCCACCTCGGCCGTATTCCATCCCCAGCACCCCAATGTGCTCGCCGTGACGCTGCCCACGAACCAGGTCGCATTCTACGACCTGGAAGGGGGACGTACCGGTGCGTGGGAGCAGGAgctccgtgcgcagctcgacacgcagcTTGCCAAGGTGCGTGAGCCGGTGGTCGGCTGCGTCTGGCTCCCGGGCGCGGTCAAGGAggaggcgacgctcgtcctGTACGGCCCGACGTGGATCTGCACTGCGCGCcaccgcgcgacgccggccgccggcgggaccaagcgccgcagcgaggcgccggccgcacaCGACGTctggagcgtgcgcacgacgtTCAAGTACCAGCCGCTGCTCTCGGtgcatgcgctgctgcgccccgaggccgagctgctcgtaATCGAGCGCCCGTACtttgcgctggcgcagtCGCTCCCGCCGTCGTTCTACCGCGGAGCCAAGTACGGCTTCTAGATACATACGTAGCTACCGACGTTGCTTCTTTGCCGCAGACATGTCTGCatgcgccgtcgagcgcttgatgccgagcacctcgcggtcaccctcgagcaggcgctcgagcagctcggggcgcgtgccgctcgtgAGGTACTTTTGGCtcacgccgcgcgtcgtgatcgggcgcgcgagcagcgcggcgagctgctgcttgagcgcggcgaggcgcgcgtcctTGGCGGCAGCGCTCTTCTtgcggccgctcgcggcggtgtcCGCGTCCgggtcctcgtcgtcgctctcgaggTCCATGTCGACTTCCTCGGCGAGTTTCTTGATCCAGGCATCCTCGTGCGACGCTTTGTTGTGCttgtgctgcagcgcatcaaTCTGCTTGGCAAGGctcaggcgctcgcgcaccggctcgaggagcgtgtaCTCGATCgggagcgcctgcagagggtcggcgcgctgcagcgcacgccacagcgccgccagcagccgctgctcgttcggctcgacgagcgcgacggcaaTGCCGTGGTGGCCCGCACGTGCCGTACGGCCGGAGCGGTGCACGTATGCGTcggcggagcgcggcaGCTGGAAGTGCACGACGTGGTCGACGCCTTCCACGTCGATaccacgcgccgcgacgtcggtCGCCAGGAGCACCTTGGGCTTGCCGTCATCGCGGCGGAAGCGGTCGAggttgcgcaggcgctgctgctgctgcagctggcCGTGCAAGGGATAcacgtcgaggccgagcgcggtgAGAATTGGGGTcaggcgacgcacgccgtcgatcGCATTCAGAAAGACGAGCGTCCGGCCGGGATACCGCATGAGCAGGTAGTACAGGTAGGCGTCCTTTTCCTTGCCGATGCACTCGATCTTGGCCTCAAGCAGGTTGgaggcgacgcgcttctccgtgacgaggtcgacgatcgccacgtcctcgtcgcggaaATCGACGCGGCTCAAGAGGTCGTCAAGCGTGTTGgtcggctcggcgctgcgcttcttTTTGCGCCACTGTTTCCTCTTGAGGTTCTGCTGCAGGGATTTGGCCATGGTCGCAGAAAACACGAGCGTCTGCA from Malassezia japonica chromosome 1, complete sequence includes the following:
- the RFC2 gene encoding Subunit of heteropentameric Replication factor C (RF-C) (COG:L; EggNog:ENOG503NUEK); translated protein: MSSGLQAENRPRPKNIDEVASQQHAVTVLRNALKTANLPHMLFYGPPGTGKTSTILALARQLYGPELMKSRVLELNASDERGIAVVREKIKSFAKMAVSAPNPNYPSPPYKVIILDEADSMTQDAQGALRRIMEQYSRTTRFCLVCNYVTRIIEPVASRCSKFRFRPLDLESTEDRLRYIAREEGLVLNDELIPALIRASDGDMRRSITYLQSVARLAAARGGDVRDMSGDAVAELAGIVPHRVIEMLGQSVGVEPASMDVDEDVKPAGTPFDRVSAAVQHVVREGYSCIQVLLQFHDYVIMHPLLNARQKTRAAIQFGQTDKALMDGGNEALQLLSLGLQLHQALARSD
- a CDS encoding uncharacterized protein (COG:J; EggNog:ENOG503P6NY); translated protein: MPLYELFCVAIASAESAPLRDLVQSTSRLVLNHGGVVRNVQYWGKRTLPQRARRHQQYHTAGDYWLMQFDTNAPTLKVLNDRLRQDPRVVKWNTLKLGEKLRELVPPASSGGATPSQATMGGKSVDYLG
- the PRO1 gene encoding glutamate 5-kinase (BUSCO:EOG09262IZO; COG:E; EggNog:ENOG503NUC0), with the protein product MTPDAAGKTVVVKLGTSSILSESTMQPKIKIMSSIVETVLQLRTAGHRVILVCSGAIGVGRVRMGMTERPKDLGERQALAALGQLRLMTLWDNLFGVVGISVAQVLLTRADLADSPRYHNARTTLDTLLAPQFNAVPIVNENDTVSLYEMRFGDNDSLSAITAGLVDADFLFLCTDVDGLYTDNPRTCPEAYRLGVVPSVDEARKEASVKTLGSSFGTGGMQTKLVAAELATAAGVTTVILNGEHPENIARIVDADLPRTLQPGERPALNDPPHTLFLPSGVRLPARKWRILHAMHPAGALVIDDGAYERISRKDSGGRLLPAGVVGVRGNWERLQAVRLVVQRGGDEIEVGRALANYASIECERIKGLQSSQIYEALGCADSSYITDQIVLSESAQKLLYT
- the UTP4 gene encoding U3 small nucleolar RNA-associated protein (COG:S; BUSCO:EOG09260VEY; EggNog:ENOG503NUQJ), yielding MNEVQEPAARPMPLHRVRFVDWSPSSITALAFSPTAPAAGGAAHQAHTPRCVLAIGRENGNIDLCTWCEDAAAESTSGAPLAKGWMVETTLFGDVNYKIEALAFTKSTMDGAERLRLFSTSGGSIVTEHYLPWSIACVTEGGKRHDVHAATRTLSSGGGAIWSMAASPLNQYLAIGCEDGVVRLIDVTGDAFEHVHGARIRAENGEMADAPRMARVASRILSLAWGPPRRATRPAPRRTADSDSDSDSEEEEDEEIWREGFLLGGLGNSTAAVWDVESGQLRSRLTVMKNRNEHTIVWAVAVLGDGTLVTGDSTGRVTFFDARTRVPVSGATFQCHTGGADVLSLCVSTDGRTVYSAGVDQKVAEYSLVGHTWAHTATRRLHAHDIRALAVDPPFDIQRASTSAIVPTRLPVLVSGGIDFHLVLTPAAPQRGPSFANPISSSASTRFADTTQRRVPFVPQNARAGVAGGAVVKMCDARRWIVLRRDTSVAVWALSDDAERPWHKLCELELRTRSNLVEATVSPDGAYLAVSDLYETKLFALSPSDDGLQPRRVKGLGAAIHGTDAPAPGASVLVFTPDSTRLILGTLHGAFVHLVQLPALGELQLLRSFTQHRQRYTPEEGRGGRVLAGARNAKDREALARDVFATIVLALVSPDGQWLVSVDNVRRMHVFHLDTLSHQRVLASPASLPTSAVFHPQHPNVLAVTLPTNQVAFYDLEGGRTGAWEQELRAQLDTQLAKVREPVVGCVWLPGAVKEEATLVLYGPTWICTARHRATPAAGGTKRRSEAPAAHDVWSVRTTFKYQPLLSVHALLRPEAELLVIERPYFALAQSLPPSFYRGAKYGF